One Pyxicephalus adspersus chromosome 3, UCB_Pads_2.0, whole genome shotgun sequence genomic window carries:
- the LOC140326928 gene encoding lecithin retinol acyltransferase-like isoform X2, whose product MKSILVGLIVFLFEKLFIFANLKKLILAKKKERCSTICELKRGDILEVPRTLFVHFGIYLGNNKVAHLMPDILPALSDNKCLIAKVVTNKRLILGVLAKVASIRVDTVQDFAYGGTIIVNNMDSSFKTKPLCNEEVAQRAEKLVGATPYSLLWDNCEHFVTYCRYDFPVSFQSNKFCEIVKKIIRDQRCVLISAALGLALTLFMGIGPSTALPCFLFTFTLWMAS is encoded by the exons ATGAAGTCTATACTGGTAGGACTGATAGTCttcctttttgaaaaattgtttatttttgccaATTTAAAGAAATTGATCTTGGctaagaagaaagaaagatgttCTACGATTTGTGAATTGAAGAGAGGTGACATTTTAGAAGTTCCCAGGACTCTGTTTGTTCACTTTGGGATTTATTTAGGGAATAACAAGGTTGCCCATCTGATGCCAGATATCCTTCCAGCTCTTTCAGACAACAAGTGTCTGATTGCCAAAGTGGTGACCAACAAAAGGCTGATCCTGGGTGTGCTGGCTAAGGTGGCCAGCATCAGGGTGGACACTGTGCAGGACTTCGCTTATGGTGGAACGATAATAGTTAATAACATGGACAGCAGCTTCAAGACAAAACCCCTCTGCAATGAGGAAGTGGCCCAAAGGGCTGAAAAACTGGTAGGGGCCACACCGTACAGCCTACTATGGGATAACTGTGAACACTTTGTGACTTACTGTAGATATGATTTTCCTGTCAGCTTTCAGAGCAACAAG tTCTGTGAGATTGTGAAGAAGATAATTCGAGACCAAAGATGTGTGCTCATTTCTGCTGCTTTAGGGTTAGCATTAACACTGTTCATGGGTATAGGACCATCCACTGCCcttccatgttttctttttacatttacactctGGATGGCAAGCTGA